The genomic region TGGGAACCTGACATCCTCCTTCCAAACTCCGCAGAAACGCCCGTTCTGCCAAACAGCGATAGAGTGTGGCTTCATGTTGGATCGCCTGAATAATGTCCAAGATTTCCGTATCTCCCTCCCGGCACTCGATACCCAATGCACCTTGTCCGACTGCATGGAGAGAAATATCAGAGGGAATCTCTTGTTGAATGCGATCGCCCATTTCCAAGCGCTTTAAACCGGCTGCCGCTAGAATGAGAGCATCATATTCCCCATCATCCAACTTTTTCAGACGAGTATTCAAATTTCCCCGCACATCCTTAAACGTCAGTTTCGGGAAATGATGGCGCAGTTGGGCTAAACGTCGCAGGGAAGACGTACCCACCACCGCACCATCGGGGAGGGTTTCCAATTTCTTATCCCCATACTTCCCATTTACCACCAGTGCATCGGCTGGGTTTTCCCGTTCTGTCACACAACCGAGAACCAAACCTTCCGGTAAATTCGTGGGTAAATCTTTCAGCGAATGCACAGCCAAATCTGTTTGTTTAGCCAGCATCCCCACTTCCAGTTCCTTTGTAAACAACCCCTTATCGCCAATTTTCGCCAGGGGTACATCCAGGATTTTATCCCCTTGAGTACTCATGGTTTCAATTTCAAATTGGGTATGGGGATGATGGGCCTGGAGTTGAGCTTTTACCCATTCGCTTTGAACCAGAGCGAGTTGGCTTTTACGGGAACCCAGGCGTACAGTTCGGGTAGCGGTAGCAGAGGAGGTCATTAATGATAATTCTTATTGCACATAGACTGACTTGATCTAGAGTACCAGGAATGGGAAGGCAATAGGAGAAGTCAGGTTATATGGTTCTACCCGTTGCAAGAATCGCATGAACTCGTTAGCATTTCCCATTAACAGCACACAGCCCTCTATTGATATGATGGCTCCAGTTGAGGCCAGAGGGTAAGGGTAGGAGCTATGGTTGAAAAACTGATGAGTACGGAGCTATCCACTAAAGAACTCACGTTTCAACCGGGTTATGGGGTGGCTCAGTTTGAGGTGAAGGTACTCAACCAGGGCGATCGCTTCGCCAGTTTTCAGCTAGAGATTATCGCTGCGGGGGTTCCTCCCCAGGATGAGCGCACTTGGTACAGTCTCTCTCCAGAAGTCAGCACCAAGAAGCCTCCCGGAGATTTGACCCGGTTTATTGTGGAAATTCACCGCACCCCAATTTTAGGGTTTGTCGGTCTGGTTAATCTCACCATCCGTATTTTTTCCCTGGAATTGGGAACGGAAGAACGGCATATCCTGCGCTTGCGGGTGCAAAAAGGGATCGGTGAACTGCTGATCCAGGCTGAACTCCCCAACTCTAAGCTCAAAGGGTATCCCAATAGCGATCTAGAGCTTCCCATAAGGCTCCTGAATCCGGGTCAGAAAGAGATTACAGCCCTGATCGCTCTCTCTAGCTCCTATTCTTGGTTAAACCGCTCTCCTGTCCCCCTGAGCTTGCCTCCGGGACAATGGATGGATTACAGCTTAGTTTGCTATGTACCAGATTTTGAAGAGGCGATCGCCAGCATCTCCTACTTAGCCGACATCAAAATTACACACCCCGATGGCCCCCCGACCCAACTACAAGCCGCCATTGAAATTCTTCCCCAAGGTGAAATTCGCTTTGAAATTCCCCAGCCAGAGCAAACCCTCCCTCAAAAACGCCGTTGGCTCCCTTCCTGGAAATCCACCCCAGTGATGTATCCCTTAGAACTGGATAATCAGAGTAATCAACGGTGTCAAACGACCATCGATTTACCCCTAGAGGAGAAGGACAACCGAAACCCACTGCAACTGGAACTGTCACCCCCAGAACATACCCTCAACCCCACCGAAACCCAAACCTTTGATCTGAGGGTAGAAACCCAACGGCCCTGGTTAGGATGGGTGCGGGAGCGTTTGATTCCCATTGAAGCCAACGTTTTGCCTGTGGGGGCTGCTTCATCTATCGGCATAGGAGCGGTTTTGAAACCCGCCCCGACAACGGCATCTGTTCCCATCATCGATCGCCAACAAACCCTAATGTTAAGAGTCTTTCCTATCGTGCCCCGATGGTTACAGGGACTGTTGATTTTAGGCTTGGCTTGGGTCTTCTGGTGGTTTATTTACGGACAATATTATTATATTCATCACAAAGGGCCTGTCATGACGGTACAACTGAATGGCTTAGGCGATCGCGTTCTCAGTGGCGGTATCGATCAACAGGTCAGAGACTGGATTATAGAAGGGAAAAAACTCGAATTTATCGACATTCGCGCCCTGGCCGATAAAGCCGTTCGTACCGTCAAATATCGCCCCGTCGATAACAATCAAATGGCCATGGGCTTAGAAAATGGAGAGATTCAACTGTGGGATTTATTATCCTATGAAGAAATGCCGGTGCGATCGCTCGTTTATCAAAAAGACGACCGGGTAATGGATCTCGAATTTACCCCCGACTCCCGCTATTTATACAGTGGTCATGGGAGCGGACTTCTGGCCAAATGGTATATCGGCCAAGACTTTGAGCAAATCCAAAACGTTAACGAACCCGAATTAACCCAAACCTTTGAATTCGCCATTTCCGATCTCGCCTTTGTCGGTCAAGGTGCAGAAACCTTAGCCATTGCCGGTCGATTTAATCAACTCATCCTCTGGAATACCGCAGACAATTCAACCCAAACCGTTGATATTTCCGATCCCGATACCGCCACCGGCCAAGACAACTACATTACCAGTTTAGCCACTGCTGAAAAACGTCCCTTTCTCCTCGCCGTTGCCGATAATCAAGGCAGTATCAGTATTTGGAATTTACGCCCTTGTCTAGAACCCGG from Roseofilum capinflatum BLCC-M114 harbors:
- the hemC gene encoding hydroxymethylbilane synthase, with protein sequence MTSSATATRTVRLGSRKSQLALVQSEWVKAQLQAHHPHTQFEIETMSTQGDKILDVPLAKIGDKGLFTKELEVGMLAKQTDLAVHSLKDLPTNLPEGLVLGCVTERENPADALVVNGKYGDKKLETLPDGAVVGTSSLRRLAQLRHHFPKLTFKDVRGNLNTRLKKLDDGEYDALILAAAGLKRLEMGDRIQQEIPSDISLHAVGQGALGIECREGDTEILDIIQAIQHEATLYRCLAERAFLRSLEGGCQVPIGVNTSIEGDRLTLVGMVASLDGQQLIRDQITGSCQEAEQLGTSLAEELRGRGAGEILAEILAQVDRS
- a CDS encoding WD40 repeat domain-containing protein; the protein is MVEKLMSTELSTKELTFQPGYGVAQFEVKVLNQGDRFASFQLEIIAAGVPPQDERTWYSLSPEVSTKKPPGDLTRFIVEIHRTPILGFVGLVNLTIRIFSLELGTEERHILRLRVQKGIGELLIQAELPNSKLKGYPNSDLELPIRLLNPGQKEITALIALSSSYSWLNRSPVPLSLPPGQWMDYSLVCYVPDFEEAIASISYLADIKITHPDGPPTQLQAAIEILPQGEIRFEIPQPEQTLPQKRRWLPSWKSTPVMYPLELDNQSNQRCQTTIDLPLEEKDNRNPLQLELSPPEHTLNPTETQTFDLRVETQRPWLGWVRERLIPIEANVLPVGAASSIGIGAVLKPAPTTASVPIIDRQQTLMLRVFPIVPRWLQGLLILGLAWVFWWFIYGQYYYIHHKGPVMTVQLNGLGDRVLSGGIDQQVRDWIIEGKKLEFIDIRALADKAVRTVKYRPVDNNQMAMGLENGEIQLWDLLSYEEMPVRSLVYQKDDRVMDLEFTPDSRYLYSGHGSGLLAKWYIGQDFEQIQNVNEPELTQTFEFAISDLAFVGQGAETLAIAGRFNQLILWNTADNSTQTVDISDPDTATGQDNYITSLATAEKRPFLLAVADNQGSISIWNLRPCLEPGLGAGANPPCELLDRWDNSHEGEAVRSIAFSADGAYLASVGDDGRLILWPLRDTGERLSKYLKGKVISNHSQSLNTVDLSLIPSRRNRSGSQLQIVTGGDDGKVRLYQVQSIRD